A DNA window from Vibrio cidicii contains the following coding sequences:
- a CDS encoding outer membrane beta-barrel protein, which translates to MPRHLLCFFSLTAFLSSPVYSSEYELGMYIGRYHFSNPNDDIQYISDTFKKPINLSINIGKYYPINNQQKLSIYGLFDYTDNEETLSTASYSISDRKEMSILGLGSAYRYQLFESWYVKGALEMGYYNDKVTFKETGKETLSKSNSGLAYTFGISTGYQLSQRWSLEGSEIYKTR; encoded by the coding sequence ATGCCAAGGCACTTACTTTGTTTTTTCAGCCTTACAGCTTTTTTGTCATCACCCGTTTATTCCAGCGAGTATGAGCTTGGTATGTATATCGGTAGATATCACTTTTCCAACCCTAATGACGATATTCAATATATTAGTGATACATTCAAAAAACCAATTAACTTGTCTATAAACATTGGGAAGTACTACCCAATTAATAACCAACAAAAACTTAGTATTTACGGTCTATTTGATTATACAGATAATGAAGAAACACTTTCGACGGCGAGCTACTCGATAAGCGATAGAAAAGAAATGTCGATTCTAGGGCTAGGTAGTGCTTATCGATACCAATTATTCGAATCATGGTATGTTAAAGGCGCCTTAGAAATGGGTTACTACAACGACAAAGTTACATTTAAAGAAACCGGGAAAGAAACATTATCAAAGAGTAATTCCGGGCTCGCCTATACCTTCGGTATATCGACAGGTTATCAACTATCTCAACGATGGTCATTAGAGGGGAGTGAAATATATAAAACTCGATGA
- the ltrA gene encoding group II intron reverse transcriptase/maturase — translation MEQISSSANLNHALRRVKKNKGCAGVDRLDITATISKLRQASNGQALRQSLLDGSYQPQPVLGVEIPKTTGGVRQLGIPTVLDRIVQQAITSVLSDIYEPKFSNSSYGFRPNRSAHHALAAASRYIREGRGYVVDIDLAKYFDTVNHDRLMHRLSKDISDKRVLKLIRSYLQAGLMRDGLVERRQRGTPQGGPLSPLLSNIVLDELDKELARRGHKFCRYADDCQIYVRSEEAAHRVKESITEFLEQKLKLTVNREKSAATRVTERAYLSHSFKIDGTLLISKSAQAQMKKRVRKITKRNRGRELSVIITELTQYLRGWQHYFKLAIGQSAMQRLDEWIRRRLRCYRLKQRKRRYSIATWLQRQGVTERNAWKLAMSDKGWWRLALSPQLNHAMPIKWFKERGLYSLRDGYESLKVYSEPPYATHACTVV, via the coding sequence ATGGAACAAATCAGCTCCTCAGCGAATTTGAACCATGCCCTTCGACGCGTGAAGAAGAACAAGGGGTGCGCAGGTGTCGACAGACTCGACATCACAGCGACCATCTCTAAACTTCGACAAGCTTCAAACGGGCAAGCGCTCCGCCAGAGTCTTCTGGACGGAAGCTACCAACCTCAACCTGTTCTGGGTGTAGAAATCCCTAAAACGACTGGTGGCGTCAGGCAATTAGGCATCCCCACGGTACTGGATAGGATAGTCCAACAGGCGATCACATCAGTACTGTCAGACATCTATGAGCCGAAGTTCTCCAACAGCAGTTATGGGTTCAGGCCAAACCGCAGTGCGCATCATGCGCTTGCGGCAGCAAGCCGCTATATCAGAGAAGGGCGGGGTTATGTAGTGGATATCGATCTAGCCAAATACTTCGACACGGTGAACCATGATAGGCTGATGCACAGATTATCTAAGGACATCAGTGATAAACGAGTATTAAAGCTCATCAGGTCCTATCTACAGGCAGGCTTAATGCGAGATGGGTTAGTAGAGCGAAGACAACGAGGAACACCACAGGGTGGTCCATTATCTCCGTTACTCTCTAATATCGTATTAGATGAACTGGACAAAGAGTTAGCGCGAAGAGGGCATAAGTTCTGTCGATATGCAGATGACTGCCAAATCTACGTTCGTAGTGAGGAAGCCGCCCATCGAGTCAAAGAGTCGATAACGGAGTTCTTGGAGCAGAAGCTAAAGCTCACGGTAAACCGTGAGAAAAGTGCAGCGACAAGAGTGACGGAGCGAGCCTACCTAAGCCATAGCTTCAAGATAGACGGAACCCTTCTGATATCAAAATCGGCACAAGCTCAAATGAAGAAGCGAGTGCGGAAAATAACGAAGCGAAATCGAGGTCGAGAGTTATCGGTAATCATCACCGAGTTAACCCAATACCTACGAGGTTGGCAGCACTACTTCAAGCTCGCCATAGGTCAAAGTGCGATGCAGCGCTTGGACGAATGGATACGGCGTCGGTTGAGATGTTACCGCCTGAAACAGCGCAAACGCAGATACAGCATAGCGACATGGTTACAACGCCAAGGTGTAACAGAGCGAAATGCGTGGAAACTGGCGATGTCTGATAAAGGGTGGTGGCGCTTAGCACTCTCGCCCCAGTTGAATCACGCCATGCCAATCAAATGGTTCAAGGAGAGGGGGCTTTACTCATTGAGAGATGGGTATGAGTCACTAAAGGTATATTCGGAACCGCCGTATGCGACCCACGCTTGTACGGTGGTGTGA
- a CDS encoding winged helix-turn-helix domain-containing protein, whose translation MQDFLTKAKEQQCHILICQLEYDPITRALVLDDEIIDLEPRTAELIELLLTHVGEPLSADTIIQTIWQSDFISRNVLTNRISTLRALLQKHLPTEDATKILVTYPRKGYFFSLGHIALKTLSPAPDDEPSSSVSPQPEAKVSSGYPQIIRLLSLLCTVFALVACTLSYLYWHEKHTAIEKAREHQAIQLRELLLNRVDAIGSLASFTSQSDQSAYPRATD comes from the coding sequence ATGCAAGATTTTTTAACCAAAGCGAAAGAACAGCAATGTCATATTCTAATCTGCCAGTTAGAATATGACCCTATCACCAGAGCGCTTGTTCTCGATGACGAAATCATCGATCTTGAACCTAGAACAGCCGAGTTAATTGAACTGCTTCTCACCCATGTCGGTGAGCCTCTCTCTGCTGACACCATTATTCAGACTATTTGGCAAAGTGATTTCATCTCGCGTAATGTGCTCACTAACCGCATTTCAACCTTAAGAGCCTTGCTACAGAAGCACTTACCCACTGAAGACGCCACCAAGATTCTCGTTACTTATCCGCGGAAAGGTTACTTCTTCAGTTTGGGGCATATCGCACTGAAAACGCTATCTCCTGCTCCTGACGACGAACCGTCTTCTAGCGTCTCTCCGCAACCAGAGGCCAAAGTTTCCTCAGGCTATCCCCAGATAATACGTCTTCTCTCTTTGCTGTGTACCGTATTCGCGCTAGTCGCATGCACCTTGAGTTACCTTTATTGGCATGAGAAGCACACAGCAATCGAAAAAGCGCGTGAGCATCAAGCGATTCAACTGCGAGAATTATTGCTTAATCGAGTTGATGCCATTGGATCTCTAGCGAGTTTCACATCGCAAAGCGATCAAAGCGCTTATCCTAGAGCAACAGATTGA